From the Paenibacillus tianjinensis genome, the window GAAACCATCCTTTGGTAAAATGGAGTTACCACACAACCATTTCAAAGGAGAGGTTTCTTTTGTACATTCAATATACCATGGACCAACTTTGCTTGCCAATGGATCTGGAAGAAGATATTCCCGAAAATCACCTCGTTCGTGTCGTTAACGCAGCCGTCAATCGGCTAGACGACACCATCTTTGACGCTGCCTATCCCGGTGGCGGCCGTGACAGCTACCACCCTAAAATGCTCACCAAAGTCATTATCTATGCGTATACGCAGCGCATTTATTCCTCCCGGCAAATCGCCAAAGCGGTCCGAGAAAACATTCCCTTCATGTGGCTAGCGGGACGACAACGCCCGGATTTCCGCACGCTCAACCGCTTTCGTTCTCAGCGGATGAAGGACGTCCTAGAAATGGTATTTACCGCCGTGCTTCAGTTTCTGGCGGACGAGAAATACATCTCCTTCGAGCATTATTTTGTAGATGGCACAAAAATAGAGGCAAATGCGAATCGCTATACCTTCGTGTGGGGTAAAGCCGTTAGTAAGCATAAAGCCAAGCTGCAAGAAAAGGTACATGCATTGTTTGCCGACATTGAGGCTGCAGAGAAACAAGAAGAACAGGAACACCGCGGCCAGGATCTGAGCGAACTTGGCGAGTCCGCCGAGATCGACAGTGAGAAACTTGAACAAATGACCCAGTCGTTAGAGTCGCAACTGCTGAAGAAGCCCAAGAACAAGCCATTGAAAAAAGCGGTTCGGAGGCTCCGTAAGGATCTGTTTCCGAGACTGCTGAAATATGAGCAATACCAAAACCTGCTCGGGGACCGAAACAGCTTTAGTAAGACGGACCCGGATGCCACCTTCATGCGGATGAAGGAAGATCACATGCGAAACGGTCAACTCAAACCCGGCTACAATGTACAGATCGGCACCGAAAACCAGTTTATTTTGGCGTACAGTCTACACCAAAGACCGACGGATACGCGTTGTTTACAGCCGCACTTAGAAAAGGTGCGGCAGATCCTAGGGAGACTTCCGAGGGCGGTGATCGCGGATGCCGGCTACGGCAGTGAAGAAAATTATGCCTATTTGGAAAACGAACACGTGAAGGCCGTGGTCAAATACGGCAGCTACCACAAAGAAAAGAGCAAAGCGTGGAAAGAGGATATCGGAAAGATTGAGAACTGGACGTACGACGAAGCCGTGGATACATGGACATGCCCCGCCGGACAAACGCTGCATTTTCGCAAAGAAAGCAAGGAAACGTTAGAGAGTGGATATGAAATCCGAAAACGTCATTACCGTAGCCAGAGCTGCGTGGGCTGTCCACTGAAGGAAAGATGTACGAAAGCCGAAGGAAATCGGGAAGTGGTTGTCAGTCTGGAACGACTGCGGTACCAGAAACAAGCTCGGGCAATTTTGCAAAGCGAGGAAGGCTTCACTTTGGCTGTACGTCGAATGACAGAACCAGAAAGTGTATTTGGACAACTAAAGAACAACCGGGGTTTCCGGCGGTTTCTGCTTCGCGGCATGGAAAAAGTGACGCTTGAAGTCGGATGGCTTTCCCTTGCCCACAATCTACTGAAGCAAGCTGCAAACGACCAAAAACGCAGAGCAGCGATCCTCCAATAACAGGAGAATCGCTACATTGTTGACGTTTTTCGGTTTTGAATAATGAAAAAGGTCTGTCTCTACTCGAAAAAATCTACTTATGGGACAGCCTCTTCTGAAGTGAAACTTATGCTGAACGCTCTATACTATTGAGGCTGGGTTCCATTCACCGGAGCGGCTTGCGGAGTCTTAGCTTGCGCAGATAGCAGCCGTTTGCGCTTCTCCCGGTCCGGGTCAACCTGCACACGGGTCTCCTGATCAAAGATCAGGGTCGCACGTTCGCCCGGCACGTAACTCGGCCAGGTTAAGCCGGGGACTTCAGGGCTGCCCTTGTGGGCAAAAGCGGTCCATGCCCCGAGCATCTGCTCCGAGATCGCTGCCATCTCCGGGCTGACGGACAAGCCGTACTGATGCAGCAGCTCTATCGTATTAAAGACATAATAGATTTCCGCGCCATGGATAGCCTTATCCAGTACCGGATGGCCGGGGATCGTCCAGTCGAACCGGTACATCCAGACAGGAGCATGCGGCAATTGCTGCTCGGCGAAGGCAATAGAGTTGTCCCAGAAATACAGGTCGGTCAAAAGGGCTGCCTGGCCCTCCCAGTTCTTAGGATAATGGCTGGCAAGCTCCGCCAGATTGCTGGCGCCCATCAGCATTTCCAGTGCCTGGAGTGACTGATCAAAGCTTGCTCCCTCACGGTCTCCCCGGAAGAATAGGTTGCCTTCATGCAGATTTGTTCCGATCAGCAGGCGAATGCCGCTGGCCGCTCCCTCCGCTACTGCCTGGGACGGCTCTACCGGCAGTGTCTCCGGATCGATGGCTGGCTGGAAGAACATGCTTAGCGAATCGCCGGCCAGCTTATAGGCCATCCGGGCAGCGGCGGCCAGAATATCCTCAGCCGGAGCCGTATTTAGCAGCGACAGGTCACCACCGGGAGTTAGCCCGAGCTCCGCCACCAAAGCCCCGGCAATCTCAGCACTCTGCTGCGGCTTCAGGGTCTGCGCCGCACCGCTCTGCATAATAGCCCCGGCAAACAGCCCTTTGGCGGCAGGCATCGCGAGCAGGGCGGCAATGCTCATACTGCCTGCCGATTCACCGAAGACGGTAACACGCCGGGGATCGCCTCCGAATGCGGCAATGTTGTCCTGCACCCATTTCAGTGCAGCAATCTGATCCAGCAGGCCGAGATTGGAATCATACCGGCCGAACGGCGACAGATGCAAAAACCCGAAGGGCCCCAGCCGGTAATTTATCGTAACTACGATGACTTTGCCGGCGCTGGCCATGTTTGCCCCTTCGAACATCGGCTGGCTGCCAGCCCCTGTGATAAAGGTGCCGCCGTGAATCCAGACCATAACCGGCAAAGCTTCTGTCACTTCCGCCGGTGCCCAGACATTCAGATACAGGCAATCCTCCGAATAGACCGGCTGCGTCCCGCCAAAGCGGATGCTGCTGGAGCTGGCAGGCTGATGGGCGACTGGTCCGAATTCCAGCGCCTCCCGGATGGATTCCCATGGCTCCGGCGGCTGCGGAGCGCGGAAGCGC encodes:
- a CDS encoding IS1182 family transposase, which gives rise to MYIQYTMDQLCLPMDLEEDIPENHLVRVVNAAVNRLDDTIFDAAYPGGGRDSYHPKMLTKVIIYAYTQRIYSSRQIAKAVRENIPFMWLAGRQRPDFRTLNRFRSQRMKDVLEMVFTAVLQFLADEKYISFEHYFVDGTKIEANANRYTFVWGKAVSKHKAKLQEKVHALFADIEAAEKQEEQEHRGQDLSELGESAEIDSEKLEQMTQSLESQLLKKPKNKPLKKAVRRLRKDLFPRLLKYEQYQNLLGDRNSFSKTDPDATFMRMKEDHMRNGQLKPGYNVQIGTENQFILAYSLHQRPTDTRCLQPHLEKVRQILGRLPRAVIADAGYGSEENYAYLENEHVKAVVKYGSYHKEKSKAWKEDIGKIENWTYDEAVDTWTCPAGQTLHFRKESKETLESGYEIRKRHYRSQSCVGCPLKERCTKAEGNREVVVSLERLRYQKQARAILQSEEGFTLAVRRMTEPESVFGQLKNNRGFRRFLLRGMEKVTLEVGWLSLAHNLLKQAANDQKRRAAILQ
- a CDS encoding carboxylesterase/lipase family protein, which codes for MTKPVADTLYGKLQGTQSGGVNVWRGIPFAAPPVGNLRFRAPQPPEPWESIREALEFGPVAHQPASSSSIRFGGTQPVYSEDCLYLNVWAPAEVTEALPVMVWIHGGTFITGAGSQPMFEGANMASAGKVIVVTINYRLGPFGFLHLSPFGRYDSNLGLLDQIAALKWVQDNIAAFGGDPRRVTVFGESAGSMSIAALLAMPAAKGLFAGAIMQSGAAQTLKPQQSAEIAGALVAELGLTPGGDLSLLNTAPAEDILAAAARMAYKLAGDSLSMFFQPAIDPETLPVEPSQAVAEGAASGIRLLIGTNLHEGNLFFRGDREGASFDQSLQALEMLMGASNLAELASHYPKNWEGQAALLTDLYFWDNSIAFAEQQLPHAPVWMYRFDWTIPGHPVLDKAIHGAEIYYVFNTIELLHQYGLSVSPEMAAISEQMLGAWTAFAHKGSPEVPGLTWPSYVPGERATLIFDQETRVQVDPDREKRKRLLSAQAKTPQAAPVNGTQPQ